Proteins found in one Quercus robur chromosome 2, dhQueRobu3.1, whole genome shotgun sequence genomic segment:
- the LOC126700507 gene encoding uncharacterized protein LOC126700507 yields MAAWGIWERRNRVREGQKTWGPEMVMHRASKLLQEYRDVQSMNPRMAVRSMDLRWKPPDSGVYKVNFDGALFLEQRCASLGVVVRDSVGLVMAALSQRVRHPGSADVAEALAARRAICFAQELNLHNVVIEGDSLKIIQAITDTRLVQTLYGHVIDEIRLISSSFICNFLHVNQKSNKLAHALARRAILSADTDVWIEELPRDLEDVV; encoded by the coding sequence ATGGCTGCTTGGGGTATCTGGGAGAGGAGAAACAGGGTGAGGGAGGGACAAAAAACTTGGGGTCCTGAGATGGTGATGCACCGAGCTTCAAAGCTTTTGCAGGAGTATCGGGATGTGCAATCGATGAATCCGCGGATGGCTGTTCGGAGTATGGATTTGCGTTGGAAGCCACCTGATTCGGGTGTTTACAAAGTAAACTTTGATGGCGCTTTATTTCTGGAACAGAGGTGCGCCAGCTTAGGGGTGGTTGTTAGGGACTCGGTTGGGCTTGTTATGGCTGCGTTAAGTCAGAGAGTGAGGCACCCAGGTTCGGCTGATGTGGCGGAGGCTTTGGCAGCTCGAAGGGCCATTTGCTTTGCTCAGGAACTCAACCTTCATAATGTGGTGATTGAGGGGGACTCTTTGAAAATTATTCAAGCCATTACCGATACTAGACTAGTGCAGACTTTGTATGGACATGTTATTGATGAGATTAGActgatatcttcttcttttatttgtaattttttgcaTGTCAATCAAAAAAGCAATAAGTTAGCTCATGCCCTTGCTAGACGAGCAATTTTATCTGCTGATACTGATGTGTGGATAGAAGAACTTCCACGGGATTTGGAGGATGTTgtttag